A region from the Populus trichocarpa isolate Nisqually-1 chromosome 18, P.trichocarpa_v4.1, whole genome shotgun sequence genome encodes:
- the LOC18107671 gene encoding glucan endo-1,3-beta-glucosidase 13 isoform X2, whose amino-acid sequence MARGVEQLIFLISLLLTLLVLCRGSTIGVCYGRNADDLPTPDKVAQLVQQHKIKYLRIYDSSIQVLKAFANTGVELMIGITNSDLLPFSQFQSNVDTWLKNSVLPYYPAARITCITVGAEVTESPGNASALVVPAMHNVLMALKKVGLHKKIKVSSTHSLGVLSRSFPPSAGAFNSSHAFFLKPMLEFLAENQSPFMIDIYPYYAYRDSPNNVSLDYALFESSSEVIDPNTGLLYTNMFDAQIDAIYFALMALNFRTIKVMVTETGWPSKGSSKEKAATPDNAQIYNTNLIRHVINNSGTPAKLGEELDVYIFSLFNENRKPGMESERNWGLFYPDQTSVYSLDFSGKGVLDVPANKSLTSFNGTTWCIASNNASQLDLQNALDWACGSGDVDCSAIQPSQPCFEPDTLVSHASYAFNSYYQQNGASDVACSFGGTGVKVNKDPRVLSLFAWKY is encoded by the exons ATGGCGAGAGGAGTCGAGCAGCTTATCTTCTTAATATCACTGTTACTTACTCTTCTGG TTTTGTGCAGAGGAAGCACAATTGGAGTTTGCTATGGAAGAAATGCTGATGACCTCCCAACTCCTGATAAGGTTGCTCAGTTGGttcaacaacataaaattaaatacttgAGGATTTATGACTCTAGTATCCAGGTTCTCAAGGCTTTTGCAAACACTGGAGTTGAACTTATGATTGGAATTACAAACTCCGACCTACTACCATTCTCTCAATTCCAATCCAATGTAGATACATGGTTGAAAAACAGTGTCCTTCCTTACTACCCGGCTGCAAGGATCACATGCATAACTGTTGGTGCTGAAGTAACAGAAAGCCCTGGTAATGCCTCTGCCCTAGTTGTACCTGCCATGCACAATGTCCTCATGGCCCTAAAAAAAGTTGGTCTGcataaaaagatcaaagtttCAAGCACCCATTCTCTTGGGGTTTTGTCCCGTTCTTTCCCTCCATCTGCGGGGGCTTTTAATAGTAGCCATGCATTCTTTCTGAAACCCATGCTGGAATTCCTCGCTGAAAACCAATCTCCTTTCATGATTGATATTTATCCTTACTATGCTTATAGAGATTCCCCAAATAATGTGTCTTTGGATTATGCTTTATTTGAGTCGTCTTCAGAAGTGATCGATCCAAACACGGGTTTGCTTTATACAAACATGTTTGATGCTCAGATTGATGCCATTTATTTTGCCCTGATGGCTCTGAATTTCAGAACAATTAAAGTAATGGTCACTGAGACAGGCTGGCCATCCAAAGGGTCATCAAAGGAGAAAGCTGCAACTCCTGATAATGCCCAGATTTACAACACCAATTTAATTCGTCATGTCATCAATAACTCTGGTACTCCTGCAAAGCTTGGGGAGGAACTAGATGTTTATATTTTCTCATTGTTCAATGAGAACAGGAAGCCTGGTATGGAATCTGAGAGGAACTGGGGATTATTTTATCCAGATCAAACAAGTGTCTATAGTCTGGATTTCTCTGGAAAAGGTGTCCTTGATGTGCCTGCAAACAAAAGTTTGACCAGTTTTAATGGCACAACTTGGTGCATTGCTTCAAATAATGCTTCCCAACTTGACTTGCAGAATGCCTTAGATTGGGCATGTGGCTCTGGCGATGTGGATTGCTCTGCTATTCAGCCTAGTCAACCATGTTTTGAGCCGGACACTCTTGTCTCCCATGCATCGTATGCGTTCAACAGTTACTACCAGCAAAATGGGGCTTCTGATGTTGCATGCAGTTTTGGAGGTACAGGAGTTAAAGTCAACAAGGATCCAA GAGTGCTATCCCTGTTTGCTTGGAAGTACTAG
- the LOC18107672 gene encoding mitogen-activated protein kinase kinase 6, with protein sequence MKSKKPLQQLKLTVPAQETSIASFLTASGTFHDGDLLLNQKGLRLISEENIKESRVPFDSKEVNFDFSLEDLETIKVIGKGSGGVVQLVRHKWAGSLFALKVIQMNIQEEIRKQIVQELKINQASQCSHVVVCYHSFYHNGAISLVLEYMDRGSLADVIRQVKTILEPYLAVVCKQVLQGLVYLHHERHVIHRDIKPSNLLVNQKGEVKITDFGVSAMLASSMGQRDTFVGTYNYMSPERISGRAYDYSSDIWSLGLVVLECAIGHFPYMQSEDQQGWPSFYELLEAIVHSPPPSAPADQFSPEFCSFVSACIQKDPQGRLSSLDLLSHPFIKKFEDKDIDLGILVGSLEPPVNYPR encoded by the exons ATGAAGAGCAAGAAGCCACTGCAGCAACTCAAGCTGACCGTTCCAGCTCAAGAAACATCAATCGCTTCCTTCTT gaCCGCAAGTGGTACATTTCATGACGGAGATTTGCTATTAAATCAGAAAGGTTTGCGTCTCATCTCTGAAGAAAACATAAAGGAATCCCGTGTT CCTTTCGACAGCAAAgaagttaattttgatttctcattGGAAGACCTTGAGACCATCAAAGTCATTGGTAAAGGTAGTGGAGGTGTTGTGCAGCTGGTTCGCCATAAATGGGCTGGCTCACTATTTGCCTTGAAG GTTATCCAGATGAATATACAAGAAGAAATTCGTAAGCAAATTGTTCAGGAGCTTAAGATAAACCAAGCTTCACAGTGTTCACATGTTGTTGTTTGCTACCACTCCTTCTATCACAATGGGGCCATTTCTCTTGTATTAGAATACATGGATCGTGGGTCGCTGGCAGATGTGATCAGACAAGTTAAAACAATCCTTGAACCTTATCTGGCTGTCGTTTGTAAGCAG GTTTTGCAGGGTCTTGTTTACCTGCACCATGAGCGGCATGTCATACACAGAGACATTAAACCATCCAATCTGTTGGTAAACCAAAAGGGGGAAGTGAAGATAACTGATTTTGGTGTGAGTGCAATGCTAGCTAGCTCTATGGGCCAAAGGGATACTTTTGTTGGTACTTATAATTACATGTCG CCTGAGAGAATCAGCGGGAGGGCCTATGACTATAGCAGTGATATTTGGAGTTTAGGCTTGGTAGTACTTGAGTGTGCAATTGGACATTTTCCTTACATGCAATCTGAAGATCAACAAGGCTGGCCAAGCTTTTACGAGCTTTTAGAAGCCATTGTGCACAGCCCACCGCCATCTGCCCCAGCAGATCAGTTCTCCCCTGAGTTCTGTTCATTTGTATCAGCCTG TATACAAAAGGATCCTCAGGGAAGGTTGTCATCTTTGGACCTATTG AGTCACCCTTTCATCAAAAAGTTCGAAGACAAAGACATTGATCTGGGAATTTTGGTTGGTAGCTTGGAACCTCCTGTGAATTACCCAAGATAG
- the LOC18107671 gene encoding glucan endo-1,3-beta-glucosidase 13 isoform X1, with amino-acid sequence MARGVEQLIFLISLLLTLLVLCRGSTIGVCYGRNADDLPTPDKVAQLVQQHKIKYLRIYDSSIQVLKAFANTGVELMIGITNSDLLPFSQFQSNVDTWLKNSVLPYYPAARITCITVGAEVTESPGNASALVVPAMHNVLMALKKVGLHKKIKVSSTHSLGVLSRSFPPSAGAFNSSHAFFLKPMLEFLAENQSPFMIDIYPYYAYRDSPNNVSLDYALFESSSEVIDPNTGLLYTNMFDAQIDAIYFALMALNFRTIKVMVTETGWPSKGSSKEKAATPDNAQIYNTNLIRHVINNSGTPAKLGEELDVYIFSLFNENRKPGMESERNWGLFYPDQTSVYSLDFSGKGVLDVPANKSLTSFNGTTWCIASNNASQLDLQNALDWACGSGDVDCSAIQPSQPCFEPDTLVSHASYAFNSYYQQNGASDVACSFGGTGVKVNKDPSYDNCMYMITGTNKTAASNTTAIASTSSSAQNEACAWISSFLLMTCVVYFLSFEH; translated from the exons ATGGCGAGAGGAGTCGAGCAGCTTATCTTCTTAATATCACTGTTACTTACTCTTCTGG TTTTGTGCAGAGGAAGCACAATTGGAGTTTGCTATGGAAGAAATGCTGATGACCTCCCAACTCCTGATAAGGTTGCTCAGTTGGttcaacaacataaaattaaatacttgAGGATTTATGACTCTAGTATCCAGGTTCTCAAGGCTTTTGCAAACACTGGAGTTGAACTTATGATTGGAATTACAAACTCCGACCTACTACCATTCTCTCAATTCCAATCCAATGTAGATACATGGTTGAAAAACAGTGTCCTTCCTTACTACCCGGCTGCAAGGATCACATGCATAACTGTTGGTGCTGAAGTAACAGAAAGCCCTGGTAATGCCTCTGCCCTAGTTGTACCTGCCATGCACAATGTCCTCATGGCCCTAAAAAAAGTTGGTCTGcataaaaagatcaaagtttCAAGCACCCATTCTCTTGGGGTTTTGTCCCGTTCTTTCCCTCCATCTGCGGGGGCTTTTAATAGTAGCCATGCATTCTTTCTGAAACCCATGCTGGAATTCCTCGCTGAAAACCAATCTCCTTTCATGATTGATATTTATCCTTACTATGCTTATAGAGATTCCCCAAATAATGTGTCTTTGGATTATGCTTTATTTGAGTCGTCTTCAGAAGTGATCGATCCAAACACGGGTTTGCTTTATACAAACATGTTTGATGCTCAGATTGATGCCATTTATTTTGCCCTGATGGCTCTGAATTTCAGAACAATTAAAGTAATGGTCACTGAGACAGGCTGGCCATCCAAAGGGTCATCAAAGGAGAAAGCTGCAACTCCTGATAATGCCCAGATTTACAACACCAATTTAATTCGTCATGTCATCAATAACTCTGGTACTCCTGCAAAGCTTGGGGAGGAACTAGATGTTTATATTTTCTCATTGTTCAATGAGAACAGGAAGCCTGGTATGGAATCTGAGAGGAACTGGGGATTATTTTATCCAGATCAAACAAGTGTCTATAGTCTGGATTTCTCTGGAAAAGGTGTCCTTGATGTGCCTGCAAACAAAAGTTTGACCAGTTTTAATGGCACAACTTGGTGCATTGCTTCAAATAATGCTTCCCAACTTGACTTGCAGAATGCCTTAGATTGGGCATGTGGCTCTGGCGATGTGGATTGCTCTGCTATTCAGCCTAGTCAACCATGTTTTGAGCCGGACACTCTTGTCTCCCATGCATCGTATGCGTTCAACAGTTACTACCAGCAAAATGGGGCTTCTGATGTTGCATGCAGTTTTGGAGGTACAGGAGTTAAAGTCAACAAGGATCCAA GCTATGATAATTGCATGTACATGATCACTGG GACCAACAAAACAGCGGCAAGTAACACAACAGCCATTGCCTCAACGTCCTCCTCCGCCCAGAATGAAGCCTGTGCATGGATTTCTAGTTTTCTTCTAATGACCTGCGTtgtgtattttttatcttttgaacatTAG